A single Rhopalosiphum padi isolate XX-2018 chromosome 4, ASM2088224v1, whole genome shotgun sequence DNA region contains:
- the LOC132930777 gene encoding uncharacterized protein LOC132930777 has translation MATVFHTTLRPILILSKCIGLIDNAYTLEPNGLLVRKIDSTYNIFLEIARMVVLLVFTHIYFHQLEPVFHLFQYINIIKFWNIIIAARVSTIWIIKFINSIIEFDRKFTPFRTKFSIPQYSLKGKDWYKIYISFILYFIGLKILQAYFFPMKTVNIISFVFSLFTPPYVMDYVVTIISCFFLQHLYVRFKSLNDLWKCLPPELVAVPGQWTNIEIVVLMENTRLMHTELCELLIKFTRGYGPLLLGFYTFSFISMLIGEYMIIYDRTIFRADPDNDYRIVISILVHIQIFTFMMFIIIFVSSINEKRMKMMSYLRSYQISNLHPDIKQQIKMFLQQISAYKYDQISAFGFFDINLYLVLSILVLLITGISTMIQMKDHPIILHLNNQTKLFLKKVIKNKF, from the exons ATGGCGACAGTTTTTCACACTACCTTAagacctattttaattttatccaaGTGCATAGGTTTAATTGATAATGCATATACCTTGGAACCGAATGGATTATTAGTTCGGAAAATAGAttcaacgtataatatatttctagaaATAGCACGGATGGTTGTGTTGTTGGTATTCACACACATATACTTTCATCAGCTCGAACCagtatttcatttatttcaatatataaatataattaaattttggaatattattattgcagccAGAGTATCAACAATATGGATAATCAa atttattaatagCATCATTGAATTCGATCGAAAATTTACACCATTTAGAACCAAGTTTTCAATTCCGCAGTATTCACTTAAAGGAAAAGATTGGTATAAGATttatatttcgtttattttatactttattggaTTAAAAATCTTACAAGCGTATTTCTTTCCAATGAAGACGGTAAACATTATTTCATTTGTATTCAGTTTATTCACTCCGCCATATGTTATGGATTACGTAGTTACAATAATTTCGTGCTTTTTTCTTCAACATCTGTACGTCAGATTTAAGTCATTGAATGATTTGTGGAAATGTCTTCCTCCTGAATTAGTTGCTGTTCCTGGCCAATGGACAAATATCGAAATAGTGGTTTTGATGGAAAACACGCGACTGATGCACACCGAACTCTGtgaattactaataaaatttaCTCGAGGATACGGCCCATTGCTATTGGGTTTCTACACATTCAGCTTTATCTCTATGCTTATCGgtgaatatatgataatttacgATAGAACAATATTCCGCGCAGATCCAGACAACGATTACAGGATTGTAATTTCAATCTTAGTTCATATACAAATTTTCACCTTTATgatgtttattatcatttttgtttCGTCCATAAACGAAAAG CGAATGAAAATGATGTCATATCTACGATCAtaccaaatttcaaatttacacCCGGACATAAAACAACAA ataaaaatgtttttgcaaCAAATATCAGCCTATAAATATGACCAAATTTCGGCATTTGGATTTTTTGATATCAATTTATATCTTGTTTTATCC ATACTTGTCCTATTGATAACTGGAATATCGACAATGATTCAGATGAAAGATCatccaataatattacatttgaacAATCAAACTAAATTGTTCctgaaaaaagtaattaaaaataaattttaa